In a genomic window of Halobiforma lacisalsi AJ5:
- a CDS encoding carbohydrate ABC transporter permease, whose translation MAGNTDTTFGSLRSRVSWPRLRRYCYDGITYLVYALAIGFFLFPVLWVLSLSLRTEGAVYTSLELIPSDPSLGSYREVLDSGILRWLWNTLFVTALTVAGIIVVTTPAAYAFSRFEFRGRRSLLLAVLGFQMISPIVIVLPLYDIMRTLGLTESHAGLVLLYIGLQIPFSLWLLKGYFDTIPTELDKAARIDGCNRLQTLRYVLLRPVMPGIAVVAIFNFVLTWSEFVMAYTMLSPGGEDLYTLSMGIYVFDNQLATQWTNVAAAAVVGIVPIIAFFVALQRYFVRGLTEGAVKG comes from the coding sequence ATGGCGGGAAACACCGACACCACGTTCGGGAGTCTTCGGTCGAGGGTTTCCTGGCCGCGTCTCCGCCGGTACTGCTACGACGGGATCACCTACCTGGTGTACGCCCTGGCGATCGGCTTCTTCCTGTTTCCGGTCCTGTGGGTGCTCTCGCTCAGCCTCCGGACCGAGGGCGCTGTGTACACCTCGCTGGAACTGATCCCGAGCGACCCGTCGCTCGGGTCGTATCGGGAAGTGCTCGACAGCGGCATCCTCCGCTGGCTGTGGAACACGCTGTTCGTGACCGCGCTCACGGTCGCCGGCATCATCGTCGTGACGACGCCGGCGGCGTACGCGTTCTCGCGGTTCGAGTTCCGCGGTCGACGGTCGCTACTGCTGGCCGTGCTCGGCTTTCAGATGATCTCGCCGATCGTGATCGTGCTCCCGCTGTACGACATCATGCGGACGCTCGGGCTGACCGAGAGCCACGCGGGGCTCGTGTTGCTGTACATCGGGCTCCAGATCCCGTTCTCGCTGTGGCTGCTGAAAGGCTACTTCGATACCATCCCGACGGAACTGGACAAGGCGGCCCGGATCGACGGCTGCAACCGGCTCCAGACGCTCCGGTACGTGCTGTTGCGGCCGGTCATGCCCGGCATCGCCGTAGTTGCGATCTTCAACTTCGTACTGACCTGGTCGGAGTTCGTGATGGCGTACACGATGCTCAGTCCCGGCGGGGAGGACCTCTATACCCTCTCGATGGGGATCTACGTGTTCGACAACCAGCTGGCCACCCAGTGGACCAACGTCGCAGCCGCGGCCGTCGTCGGCATCGTCCCGATCATCGCGTTCTTCGTCGCGCTGCAGCGGTACTTCGTTCGTGGACTCACCGAGGGGGCGGTCAAAGGATAA
- a CDS encoding ABC transporter ATP-binding protein — protein MARLEIDGLRKTFGRGEDRIEAVSDLSLSAADGEFLVLVGPSGCGKSTTLNCVAGLESVTDGEIRIDGEVVNDRRPEERDIAMVFQNYALYPHMTAAENMAFGLKMTTDLSAAERRERVKSTAELLDIGELLEKKPRSLSGGQKQRVALGRAIVRDPAVFLMDEPLSNLDASLRSTMRTEIQQLQDDLEVTTVYVTHDQTEAMTMADRIAILREGKLQQVGEPLDCYYRPKNEFVAQFIGEPAMNTVRVTRRGDSLVGDGFEYPVPQRADGLPSGEPFTLGIRPEAIEIVEAGTGAATGTVEVVEPLGETSHAYLTVADATVTVTTDGPDAVEEGERVGIDFPPQRVHLFDLDSGAAVARREGLPGEVTEEYPASRHD, from the coding sequence ATGGCACGACTCGAGATCGACGGACTGCGGAAGACGTTCGGGCGCGGCGAGGACCGGATCGAGGCCGTCTCGGATCTCTCGCTGTCGGCCGCCGACGGGGAGTTTCTCGTGCTCGTCGGCCCCTCCGGGTGCGGGAAATCGACGACGCTGAACTGCGTCGCCGGCCTCGAATCGGTCACGGACGGCGAGATCCGCATCGACGGGGAGGTGGTCAACGACCGACGGCCGGAGGAACGCGACATCGCGATGGTGTTCCAGAACTACGCGCTGTACCCGCACATGACCGCCGCCGAGAACATGGCCTTCGGCCTCAAGATGACGACCGACCTCTCGGCCGCCGAGCGCCGCGAGAGGGTGAAATCCACCGCCGAGTTGCTGGACATCGGCGAGTTGCTCGAGAAAAAACCCAGGTCGCTCTCCGGTGGACAGAAACAGCGGGTGGCGCTCGGCAGAGCGATCGTTCGGGACCCCGCAGTGTTCCTGATGGACGAACCGCTCAGCAACCTCGACGCCTCGCTTCGCTCGACGATGCGGACCGAGATCCAGCAACTCCAGGACGACCTCGAGGTCACGACGGTCTATGTCACCCACGACCAGACGGAGGCGATGACGATGGCCGACCGGATCGCGATCCTGCGGGAGGGGAAACTCCAGCAGGTCGGGGAACCGCTGGACTGCTACTACCGGCCGAAAAACGAGTTCGTCGCCCAGTTCATCGGCGAGCCGGCGATGAACACGGTACGGGTCACCCGCAGAGGGGACAGCCTCGTCGGCGACGGGTTCGAGTATCCCGTCCCCCAGAGGGCCGACGGACTGCCGTCCGGCGAACCGTTCACGCTTGGCATCAGGCCGGAGGCGATCGAGATCGTCGAGGCTGGGACGGGCGCCGCCACGGGAACCGTCGAGGTGGTCGAGCCGCTGGGCGAGACGTCACACGCGTATCTGACCGTCGCCGACGCCACGGTGACCGTGACGACCGACGGCCCCGATGCGGTCGAGGAGGGCGAACGGGTCGGCATCGACTTCCCACCACAGCGGGTTCACCTCTTCGACCTCGATTCGGGTGCCGCAGTCGCCCGTCGGGAGGGTTTACCGGGCGAGGTGACCGAAGAGTATCCGGCCAGCCGCCACGACTGA
- a CDS encoding phosphotransferase family protein yields MEVPTVVSAIVETELSSYEITGHVLEGDIHREFEVVDEAGDQYVLKVAGDTEEERARVKHEAVVVGSLQEFDFVPDLCGSGVVDSYPFLLFDRVEATEQWGTARWETTAARTLGETLARVHTDIEPRAEWRTSGDAHPLPESQPPAATFETLCELRTSDRRRLAELLPDVAAVLQETTAERGVVHGDVTIDNVRFSSDARECTLVDWETATVADAYFDVAIAELRTFQLFSSLLSVPEETILSELRAAYGVPSSAVRRIRAHKILQLCRMVPRVERLGPYASWQRRVDGSCLEQVERVLERTVRRCTFAEPLEGLGTRGSGDSEE; encoded by the coding sequence GTGGAAGTTCCGACTGTCGTCTCCGCGATCGTGGAAACGGAACTCAGCTCCTACGAGATCACGGGGCACGTCCTCGAGGGCGACATCCACCGAGAGTTCGAGGTCGTCGACGAGGCGGGGGACCAGTACGTACTGAAGGTCGCCGGAGATACCGAGGAGGAGCGAGCACGGGTAAAACACGAGGCCGTCGTCGTCGGCTCGCTCCAGGAGTTCGATTTCGTCCCCGACCTGTGTGGATCCGGCGTCGTGGACTCGTATCCGTTCCTCCTGTTCGACCGCGTCGAAGCCACCGAGCAGTGGGGGACTGCCCGGTGGGAGACCACGGCGGCGAGGACGCTCGGTGAGACGCTCGCCCGAGTACATACCGACATCGAGCCGCGTGCCGAGTGGAGGACGTCGGGGGACGCCCACCCGCTCCCCGAGAGCCAGCCGCCGGCAGCGACGTTCGAGACGCTGTGTGAACTACGTACGTCGGACCGGCGGCGGCTGGCGGAGTTGCTGCCAGACGTCGCGGCCGTCCTGCAGGAGACGACTGCCGAACGGGGCGTCGTTCACGGCGACGTGACGATCGACAACGTCCGGTTCTCGTCGGACGCGAGGGAGTGTACCCTCGTCGACTGGGAGACGGCCACCGTCGCCGACGCCTACTTCGACGTCGCGATTGCGGAACTGCGGACGTTCCAGCTCTTCAGTTCGTTACTTTCCGTCCCGGAGGAGACGATCCTCTCGGAGCTGAGAGCGGCCTACGGGGTTCCCTCGTCGGCCGTCCGGCGGATACGGGCGCACAAGATCCTGCAACTGTGCCGGATGGTCCCTCGAGTCGAACGGCTCGGCCCCTACGCGAGCTGGCAGCGCCGCGTCGACGGCTCCTGTCTCGAGCAGGTCGAGAGGGTGCTCGAGCGGACGGTGCGTCGTTGCACGTTCGCGGAGCCCCTCGAGGGCCTCGGAACTCGGGGCTCCGGAGACTCCGAGGAGTGA
- a CDS encoding carbohydrate ABC transporter permease, producing the protein MTTEPPADERSLRARLRRTVGDGTVADLVDRAVSHPLFWLLPALLFIGVFQLYPMVEVFRMSLTDTSLISSQESYVWLENYRRLLGSERFYSTLRVTAIYSVGSIVLQLGLGLGLALAIDYGVRRGLRGPLLTRVVVLSAWVVPGIIIGLVWRIMLLETNVGVVNNALGRLGFEVVPFLSDAGMAVISVIAAGAWRGTAFSMIMFYAGLKRVPDELYRAAKVDGAGPVARFRYVTLPQLKPVVFVVTILVTIYSLNSFDLIFALTNGGPGRATEVIALSMYKSAFDSYQMGMAAATAVVLLAVTLAVTAVYFHVFDISEEI; encoded by the coding sequence ATGACGACTGAGCCCCCGGCAGACGAACGCTCGCTCCGGGCGCGTCTCCGTCGGACCGTCGGTGACGGGACGGTCGCCGACCTCGTCGACAGAGCCGTCTCGCATCCGCTGTTCTGGCTGCTACCGGCCCTCCTGTTCATCGGCGTCTTCCAGCTGTATCCGATGGTCGAGGTCTTCCGGATGAGCCTCACCGACACGAGCCTCATCAGCTCCCAGGAATCGTACGTGTGGTTGGAGAACTACCGCCGGTTGCTCGGCAGCGAGCGGTTCTACTCGACGCTCAGGGTGACCGCGATCTATTCGGTCGGGAGCATCGTCCTCCAACTCGGCCTGGGGCTCGGCCTGGCACTCGCCATCGATTACGGCGTCAGGCGCGGGCTTCGTGGCCCGCTTCTGACCCGTGTCGTGGTGCTCAGCGCCTGGGTCGTCCCGGGTATCATCATCGGGCTCGTCTGGCGGATCATGCTGCTCGAGACCAACGTCGGGGTCGTCAACAATGCGCTCGGCCGGCTGGGATTCGAGGTCGTGCCGTTCCTCTCCGACGCGGGGATGGCGGTGATCTCGGTCATCGCCGCCGGGGCCTGGCGCGGGACCGCGTTCTCGATGATCATGTTCTACGCCGGCCTGAAGCGGGTGCCGGACGAACTGTACCGGGCCGCGAAGGTCGACGGGGCGGGTCCGGTCGCGCGATTCCGGTACGTCACGCTGCCGCAACTCAAGCCGGTCGTGTTCGTCGTCACGATTCTCGTGACGATCTACTCGCTGAACTCCTTCGACCTCATTTTCGCGCTGACCAACGGCGGCCCCGGGCGGGCGACGGAGGTCATCGCGCTGTCGATGTACAAATCGGCGTTCGACAGCTACCAGATGGGGATGGCCGCGGCGACGGCGGTGGTCCTGCTCGCGGTGACGCTGGCCGTCACGGCGGTCTACTTCCACGTGTTCGACATCAGCGAGGAGATCTAG
- a CDS encoding DUF389 domain-containing protein, whose amino-acid sequence MRLVRVFVPADDHDAVRETLSEMEVEYVFSDADDHRDGSLAEVPVPSGAVDTVLERLYDAGLDEDTYTVVTEVDRATVPNVDELTDRYVEGPKGERGASHAEIRERAEDLTPDTATYLAFAIASAIVAVGGLLLDSAIVIVGAMVIAPFAGSTLSASAGAVISDRGMVVDSATSQVTGLVVAYVGAVVMSIFLQQTGFVQPTLDVGRVGQVGAFATPNLLTLVIAIAAGFAGALALATDLPVSLAGVAVAAAIVPAAAAAGIGTAWGDPLLVAGGIVLLLMNIVFINLTAYLTLIALGYRSSVIRDVRENAAVSLRTGAYALIVLLFLVVVALTVLGTYQHLVFEQQVNNEVQDVLEEPEYSTLELVGVETEYNDGSAFSDEVAVTVTVGRTSGLEHEELAADLRTEIDTRTNRAVHVDVRFVDYQRAAPIDTDDGQSAWWPLDEWLPRSARSSVAQSAPQAVALPTDLVEERADPS is encoded by the coding sequence ATGCGACTCGTTCGCGTTTTTGTTCCCGCCGACGATCACGACGCGGTGCGAGAGACCCTCTCGGAGATGGAGGTCGAATACGTCTTCAGCGATGCGGACGATCATCGGGACGGGAGTCTGGCGGAGGTTCCCGTCCCGTCCGGCGCCGTGGATACGGTCCTCGAGCGACTGTACGACGCGGGACTCGACGAGGACACGTACACCGTCGTCACCGAGGTGGACCGGGCTACCGTCCCGAACGTCGACGAGTTAACCGACCGGTACGTCGAGGGGCCGAAAGGCGAGCGGGGCGCCTCCCACGCCGAGATCCGCGAGCGCGCTGAGGACCTGACGCCCGATACCGCCACGTACCTCGCGTTCGCGATCGCGAGCGCGATCGTCGCGGTCGGCGGTCTCCTGCTCGACTCCGCCATCGTCATCGTCGGCGCCATGGTGATCGCCCCCTTTGCGGGATCGACGCTCTCCGCGAGCGCCGGCGCCGTCATCAGCGACCGCGGGATGGTCGTCGACAGCGCCACGTCGCAGGTGACGGGGCTCGTCGTCGCGTACGTCGGCGCGGTCGTGATGAGCATCTTCTTACAGCAGACCGGGTTCGTTCAACCGACGCTGGACGTCGGTCGCGTCGGACAGGTGGGTGCGTTCGCCACGCCGAACCTCCTGACGCTCGTCATCGCCATCGCAGCCGGGTTCGCCGGCGCGCTCGCGCTCGCGACCGACCTCCCCGTCTCCCTCGCCGGCGTCGCCGTCGCGGCGGCCATCGTCCCTGCCGCCGCCGCGGCCGGCATCGGGACGGCCTGGGGTGACCCGCTCCTCGTCGCCGGTGGCATCGTCCTGCTCCTGATGAACATCGTGTTCATCAATCTCACCGCGTACCTCACGCTCATCGCGCTCGGCTACCGCTCGTCGGTCATCCGTGACGTCCGCGAGAACGCCGCCGTCTCGCTCCGTACGGGCGCGTACGCTCTCATCGTCCTCCTGTTTCTGGTCGTCGTCGCGCTGACCGTTCTCGGGACGTACCAGCACCTCGTCTTCGAACAGCAGGTGAACAACGAAGTGCAGGACGTGCTCGAGGAACCCGAGTACAGTACGCTGGAACTCGTCGGCGTCGAGACCGAGTACAACGACGGGAGCGCGTTCAGCGACGAGGTCGCGGTGACGGTGACCGTGGGGCGCACGAGCGGTCTCGAGCACGAGGAACTGGCGGCGGATCTGCGAACCGAGATCGATACCCGGACGAACCGGGCCGTCCACGTGGACGTTCGGTTCGTGGACTACCAGCGCGCGGCGCCAATCGACACCGACGACGGGCAAAGCGCGTGGTGGCCGCTCGACGAGTGGCTGCCCCGCTCGGCGAGGAGTTCAGTCGCGCAGTCGGCACCACAGGCTGTGGCACTTCCCACGGACCTTGTTGAGGAACGAGCCGACCCGTCGTGA
- a CDS encoding S9 family peptidase, whose amino-acid sequence MTRDLRSYLSARGTTTPTIGPDGRLGFLADTTGTMQVWTLEEPRGWPTQRTFYDERVSFVSWSPDGQRIAFGKDAGANERDQLFVCDPDDGAIERLTDRPDAIHTWGGWSPDGERIAFTANRRCAAAFDVYVIRGDDWSADSSRDPAPVFEGDGRLQVADWGPEGERLLLFEAHASSDADLSVLDLETGERRHVTPHEGDVRYEDPTFGPDGDAIYCASDASSDTLELVRIDLESLAVETVRSGGDRSIDGFALDADTGRLAYTRNVDGYSELYAGRLQGATDAAASEVGVPDGVASELTIGPAGERLAATVSSTNLNYSIYVVDLTGLEEPDGALEAERWTVPSAGGVPLEEYHEPDLIRYETFDGREIPAFFTLPEGAEPGTGPRPGPGPGPGEEVPVIVDIHGGPHSQRRPSWRNRPVRQYFLDRGYAFFEPNVRGSSGYGREYAALDDVEKRMDSVRDIAAGVEWLREQPAIDDDRVVCYGRSYGGFMVLASITEYPDLWAAAVDFVGIADWTTFLENTGDYRQSHREAEYGSLEADREFLESISPINEVDRIECPLFVQHGANDPRVPVGEARQIADAVDEQGVPVETCIFEDEGHHTTKLENRIEQFERIADFLADHV is encoded by the coding sequence ATGACGCGCGACCTCCGATCCTATCTGAGCGCGAGGGGAACGACGACGCCGACGATCGGACCCGACGGTCGACTCGGCTTCCTCGCCGACACGACCGGAACAATGCAGGTCTGGACCCTCGAGGAGCCCCGCGGCTGGCCGACCCAGCGGACGTTCTACGACGAGCGGGTGTCGTTCGTCTCGTGGTCGCCCGACGGCCAGCGGATCGCCTTCGGGAAGGATGCGGGGGCGAACGAGCGCGACCAGCTATTCGTCTGCGACCCCGACGACGGCGCGATCGAACGGCTGACCGACCGACCGGACGCGATCCACACGTGGGGCGGCTGGAGCCCCGACGGCGAACGGATCGCGTTCACGGCCAACCGACGTTGCGCCGCGGCCTTCGACGTCTACGTGATCAGGGGCGACGACTGGTCCGCCGACTCGTCCAGGGATCCGGCCCCCGTCTTCGAGGGTGACGGCCGCCTGCAGGTCGCCGACTGGGGCCCCGAGGGCGAGCGACTGCTGCTCTTCGAGGCCCACGCCAGTTCCGACGCCGACCTCTCCGTCCTCGACCTCGAGACGGGCGAGCGCCGCCACGTCACGCCACACGAGGGGGACGTCCGATACGAGGACCCGACGTTCGGCCCGGACGGCGACGCGATCTACTGCGCGAGCGACGCCAGCAGCGACACGCTCGAACTGGTCCGGATCGACCTCGAGTCGCTCGCGGTCGAGACAGTTCGCTCGGGCGGCGATCGGAGCATCGACGGGTTCGCGCTCGACGCCGACACCGGACGGCTCGCGTACACCCGGAACGTCGACGGCTACTCGGAACTGTACGCCGGCCGACTCCAGGGTGCGACCGACGCCGCGGCATCGGAAGTCGGGGTCCCCGACGGCGTCGCGTCCGAACTGACGATCGGGCCGGCGGGCGAGCGCCTGGCGGCGACCGTCTCTTCGACGAACCTGAACTACTCGATCTACGTCGTCGATCTGACGGGACTCGAGGAACCAGATGGCGCTCTCGAGGCCGAACGCTGGACGGTCCCCTCCGCGGGCGGCGTCCCGCTCGAGGAGTACCACGAACCCGACCTGATCCGGTACGAGACGTTCGACGGGCGGGAGATTCCGGCGTTTTTCACGCTGCCCGAGGGGGCGGAACCGGGGACCGGACCGAGACCGGGACCGGGACCGGGACCGGGGGAGGAGGTCCCCGTGATCGTCGACATCCACGGCGGCCCCCACTCCCAGCGCCGTCCGTCCTGGCGGAACCGGCCCGTTCGCCAGTACTTCCTCGATCGGGGGTACGCGTTCTTCGAACCGAACGTCCGCGGTTCCTCCGGCTACGGTCGCGAGTACGCCGCCCTCGACGACGTCGAGAAGCGCATGGATTCGGTCCGGGACATCGCGGCAGGCGTCGAGTGGCTCCGCGAACAGCCAGCGATCGACGACGACCGGGTCGTCTGTTACGGTCGGTCCTACGGCGGATTCATGGTGCTCGCCAGCATCACCGAGTACCCGGATCTCTGGGCGGCCGCCGTCGACTTCGTCGGCATCGCCGACTGGACCACCTTCCTCGAGAACACGGGCGACTACCGCCAGTCTCACCGCGAGGCCGAGTACGGCTCGCTCGAAGCGGACCGCGAGTTCCTCGAGTCGATCAGCCCGATCAACGAGGTCGACCGGATCGAGTGTCCGCTGTTCGTCCAGCACGGGGCCAACGATCCGCGCGTCCCGGTCGGCGAGGCCCGCCAGATCGCCGATGCGGTCGACGAACAGGGCGTCCCCGTCGAGACGTGTATCTTCGAGGACGAGGGCCACCACACCACGAAACTCGAGAACCGGATCGAGCAGTTCGAGCGGATCGCCGACTTCCTCGCGGACCACGTCTGA
- a CDS encoding pyridoxamine 5'-phosphate oxidase family protein, whose product MAIPPEAKRRLEEEPRVAHFGTCADGRPHVAPVWFRYAGHEEEKEVDGDEIEGHDGDSEKRNSTDDRLEIVTTGRKLENVRDNPRVALSIQADEGGEPRWALTLLGTATVVDDEERSAAARRRIHERYDADPDAYEENVLVRIEIGTANYRTY is encoded by the coding sequence ATGGCGATCCCCCCCGAAGCGAAACGACGACTCGAGGAGGAACCCCGAGTGGCGCACTTCGGTACCTGCGCGGACGGTCGACCACACGTCGCGCCCGTCTGGTTCCGATACGCCGGTCACGAAGAGGAAAAGGAGGTCGATGGCGACGAAATCGAGGGACACGACGGCGATAGTGAGAAACGAAACTCCACGGACGACCGCCTCGAGATCGTGACCACCGGCCGAAAACTGGAGAACGTCCGGGACAATCCCCGCGTCGCGCTCTCGATCCAGGCCGACGAGGGGGGCGAACCCCGGTGGGCGCTCACGCTACTCGGGACAGCGACCGTCGTCGACGACGAGGAGCGATCAGCCGCGGCGCGTCGACGGATCCACGAGCGCTACGACGCGGATCCCGACGCCTACGAGGAGAACGTGCTGGTCCGGATCGAGATCGGGACTGCGAACTACCGGACGTACTGA
- a CDS encoding PAS domain S-box protein: protein MTSSTVIPTETGFDPDEIRVGYVDAEPAATADSLRERSDRLAVEPIEKGHDAVELVVEGEVDCVVIGPEFGRDDGLDLVERLRERRPSLPIFSLTAGHDESAAAAALEAGATGCLPRSSVTESGRLAIRIERAVERASERHALELANTRFRAFTENSSFVILTVTEDGRIQYANDALETVFGYSPDEVIGGPLTALIPPEYRERHRESFERYRHTGERSLDWSWVELPGKHADGHEVPLAISFGETTVDGTRRFTAVIRDISARMQIERERDRILERIGDAFVSIDDEWCYTYLNDRAVELLDRSREELLGEPLLSTLPGLEESDAIERLEAAFADGTAATVTEFVPSLAKWFEIRAYPADDGLSIFLTDVTEKIRAEESLEASVTVLQTLYDLSTRTDASREEKLSDVLELGREYLDLPYAFLSRIDTEDETQTIVQSQGTHPLLQEDDSCPLSQAYCRKTVEDDGLLAIADAERKGWSDDPAYDRFDLGSYVGAKVTIDGTLWGTLCFASSEPREAGGFTETECTLVKLMAKWVSYETERERSRAALERQNERLQEFASVVSHDLRNPLNVARGALEVALEGGNEVDGTARLQDCEHALDRMGRLIEDLLALAEQGSTVTDLEPVPLSEVATTAWTMVETGEAGLEVPDECWIHADRERVQQLLENLFRNAIDHATTDDGAGLTVTVDTLELDDGSDEAGGFYVADTGPGIPADERDRIFETGFTTAEDGTGFGLSIVERIAAAHDWELSAAESRSGGARFEITGISLSQP, encoded by the coding sequence ATGACTAGTTCGACCGTTATTCCGACGGAAACTGGCTTCGACCCCGACGAAATTCGGGTGGGGTACGTCGATGCCGAACCTGCGGCCACCGCCGACTCGCTCCGGGAACGGAGCGACCGCCTCGCGGTCGAACCGATCGAGAAAGGCCACGACGCCGTCGAACTCGTCGTGGAGGGGGAAGTCGACTGCGTCGTGATCGGCCCCGAGTTCGGCCGGGATGACGGTCTCGACCTCGTCGAACGATTGCGTGAGCGTCGGCCGTCCCTACCGATCTTCTCGCTCACCGCCGGCCACGACGAATCCGCCGCGGCCGCGGCGCTCGAGGCGGGCGCGACCGGCTGTCTCCCCCGCTCGAGCGTCACCGAGAGCGGCAGGCTCGCGATACGGATCGAACGGGCGGTCGAGCGCGCGTCGGAACGACATGCGCTCGAACTCGCGAACACCCGGTTCCGCGCGTTCACCGAGAACTCCTCGTTCGTGATCCTCACCGTCACCGAGGACGGCCGGATCCAGTACGCCAACGACGCCCTCGAGACGGTGTTCGGCTACTCGCCCGACGAGGTGATCGGCGGCCCGTTGACGGCGTTGATCCCGCCGGAGTACCGGGAGCGCCACCGCGAGAGTTTCGAACGCTACCGCCACACCGGGGAACGCAGCCTCGACTGGTCCTGGGTCGAACTTCCGGGCAAGCACGCCGATGGTCACGAGGTTCCGCTCGCGATCTCGTTCGGGGAGACGACGGTGGACGGAACCCGGCGGTTCACCGCCGTCATCCGCGACATCTCGGCACGGATGCAGATCGAACGCGAGCGCGATCGGATCCTCGAGCGGATCGGCGACGCGTTCGTCTCGATCGACGACGAGTGGTGCTACACCTATCTCAACGACCGGGCTGTCGAACTACTGGATCGGTCCCGCGAGGAACTGCTCGGAGAGCCCCTGTTGTCGACGCTACCCGGCCTCGAGGAGTCGGACGCGATCGAGCGTCTCGAGGCGGCGTTCGCCGACGGGACCGCGGCGACCGTGACCGAGTTCGTCCCGTCGCTCGCGAAGTGGTTCGAGATCCGGGCGTACCCCGCCGACGACGGGCTGTCGATCTTCCTGACCGACGTGACGGAGAAGATCCGCGCCGAAGAGAGCCTCGAGGCCAGCGTCACGGTCCTCCAGACGCTGTACGATCTGTCGACCAGGACGGACGCCTCGCGGGAGGAGAAACTCTCGGACGTGCTCGAACTGGGACGGGAGTACCTCGATCTCCCCTATGCCTTCCTCAGCCGGATCGATACGGAAGACGAGACACAGACGATCGTCCAGTCACAGGGCACTCACCCCCTGCTCCAGGAGGACGACTCCTGTCCGCTCTCCCAGGCGTACTGTCGGAAGACGGTCGAAGACGACGGGCTGTTGGCGATCGCCGACGCGGAGAGGAAAGGCTGGTCCGACGATCCAGCCTACGATCGGTTCGACCTCGGCAGCTACGTCGGTGCGAAGGTAACGATCGACGGGACGCTGTGGGGGACGCTCTGTTTCGCCTCGAGCGAGCCCCGCGAGGCAGGCGGGTTCACGGAGACCGAGTGTACGCTGGTCAAGCTGATGGCCAAATGGGTCAGCTACGAGACCGAACGCGAGCGGTCCCGTGCCGCCCTCGAGCGACAGAACGAGCGACTCCAGGAGTTCGCGAGCGTCGTCAGCCACGACCTGCGGAACCCGCTGAACGTCGCCCGGGGTGCGCTCGAGGTGGCGCTGGAGGGCGGAAACGAGGTCGACGGGACCGCCCGGCTACAGGACTGCGAACACGCCCTCGATCGAATGGGGCGGCTCATCGAGGACCTGCTCGCACTCGCGGAACAGGGATCGACGGTGACAGATCTCGAGCCGGTCCCGCTCTCCGAGGTGGCGACGACCGCCTGGACGATGGTCGAGACCGGCGAGGCGGGGCTCGAGGTCCCCGACGAGTGCTGGATCCACGCGGACCGCGAGCGGGTCCAGCAGTTGCTCGAGAACCTGTTTCGGAACGCCATCGACCACGCCACGACGGACGACGGCGCAGGGCTGACGGTGACGGTCGACACGCTCGAACTGGACGACGGATCAGACGAAGCCGGCGGCTTCTACGTCGCCGACACGGGCCCGGGGATTCCGGCCGACGAGCGCGATCGGATCTTCGAAACCGGGTTCACGACCGCGGAGGACGGGACCGGCTTCGGGCTGAGCATCGTCGAGCGCATCGCGGCGGCCCACGACTGGGAGCTGTCGGCCGCGGAGAGCCGGTCGGGCGGTGCCCGGTTCGAGATCACGGGTATTTCGCTTTCGCAACCGTAG